A genomic window from Silene latifolia isolate original U9 population chromosome Y, ASM4854445v1, whole genome shotgun sequence includes:
- the LOC141632032 gene encoding uncharacterized protein LOC141632032: MSNDEWLDQFPEVIPMFHPEGMFDHCPCTINLVAGVDRRKGSFKYFNMWGKDPQFLELVQEVWDKPLYGIKMFHVVKRLKMLKHPLKGLNGTAFANIETSAKIAKHHLYVVQEKLHADPLNLLIQQEVNEASNCYRDLENARRSFLAQKAKAHWMQEGDDNTSYFHSIIKARRMSNKILTIQDMAGHHCNTIPEIEEAFIAYYKALLGSSKPVRKIHVPVVRNGKVVSNEQGEEMVRDVTIEEIQIALKSIPANKSPGPDGYTSQFFKDASVIIEKGIIEAVQEFFISGQLLRQVNSTTLTLIPKKTRPVTVTNFRPIACCNVLYKIISKVLCNRLAKVLPSIISESQSAFIQGRDIVDNILICHDLVRLYKRRTCSPRSIMKIDLKKAYDSVEWSFIEQMLHALKFPERMITWIMTCVTTPSYTIALNGSSFGYFPGKRGIREGDPLSPLLFTICMDYLSRVLEEVTSRVEFNYHPLCRPLKLTHLCFADDLLMFSRGDRTSIKVLLRAFASFSCSSGLEMNTEKSDIYFNGMEQGEIDYILRISGFKPGVFPFRYLGVPIYHKRMGIVIDRIEGICRNYLWSGSDQYGKTPTVNWANICKDKKHGGLGIVNSRIWKTTMIGKYTSWLAMKSDHLWLRWVCHVYMKGRDWFDYKPSVNTSWTWRKICQVKDIMKDGFATETWAVLPGSYLVSNGYKWLMGQQHHVTWYPLIWNKTMLPRHAFIGWLIVQGRLMTRDRLFKFGITTDMVCAICSSHNETHQHLFSDCTYSTLCWDLLNGWLGLSIPKTRVVDWFITWRCPLLMKKQIIGAAIVALWYHIWTARNIARIEARVLAPRYILRQVKQDIQGRCQERKWTLKMTKLLWEPVYV, from the exons ATGAGTAATGATGAGTGGCTTGATCAATTCCCTGAGGTTATTCCTATGTTTCATCCTGAAGGGATGTTTGATCACTGTCCCTGCACTATTAATTTGGTTGCTGGTGTTGACAGAAGAAAGGGGTCTTTTAAGTATTTTAACATGTGGGGTAAGGACCCTCAGTTTCTTGAATTAGTCCAAGAAGTTTGGGACAAGCCTCTGTATGGTATTAAAATGTTCCACGTGGTGAAGAGGCTGAAAATGCTTAAACATCCTCTGAAGGGGTTGAATGGTACTGCTTTTGCTAACATAGAAACCTCAGCTAAGATTGCTAAGCATCACCTTTATGTTGTTCAGGAAAAACTTCATGCTGATCCACTCAACTTGCTGATTCAGCAGGAAGTCAATGAAGCTTCCAATTGTTATAGGGATTTGGAGAATGCTAGGAGGAGTTTCTTGGCTCAAAAAGCTAAGGCACACTGGATGCAGGAGGGTGATGACAACACTAGCTATTTTCATAGCATTATTAAAGCTAGAAGAATGAGCAATAAGATCCTGACTATTCAGGATATGGCAGGGCATCATTGTAATACCATTCCTGAAATTGAAGAGGCCTTCATTGCTTATTATAAAGCTCTCCTAGGCTCTAGTAAGCCTGTCAGGAAGATTCATGTCCCTGTTGTGAGGAATGGGAAGGTGGTGAGTAATGAGCAAGGGGAGGAGATGGTTAGGGATGTTACTATTGAAGAAATTCAGATTGCTTTAAAGTCTATTCCTGCCAACAAATCCCCAGGGCCAGATGGTTATACCTCTCAGTTTTTCAAGGATGCATCAGTGATCATTGAAAAGGGTATTATTGAGGCTGTGCAGGAATTTTTCATTTCTGGGCAGCTGTTAAGACAGGTGAACTCCACTACACTTACCCTTATACCTAAAAAAACTCGACCTGTTACTGTTACTAATTTCAGACCTATTGCGTGTTGCAATGTCCTGTACAAAATCATTTCTaaggttttatgtaatagactGGCTAAAGTTTTGCCTTCTATTATAAGTGAATCCCAAAGTGCATTCATCCAGGGTAGGGACATTGTGGACAATATACTGATTTGTCATGACCTAGTGAGGCTTTATAAGAGGAGAACTTGCTCTCCCAGAAGTATTATGAAGATAGATTTAAAGAAAGCTTATGATTCAGTAGAGTGGAGTTTTATTGAGCAAATGCTACATGCCTTGAAATTTCCAGAAAGAATGATTACTTGGATCATGACTTGTGTGACTACTCCTAGTTACACCATTGCACTTAATGGGTCTTCTTTTGGGTATTTCCCTGGCAAAAGGGGGATTAGGGAGGGGGATCCCTTATCtcccctcctattcactatttgTATGGATTATCTGAGTAGGGTTTTGGAAGAAGTCACTAGCAGGGTTGAGTTCAATTATCACCCTCTCTGTAGACCATTAAAGTTAACTCACCTCTGCTTTGCTGATGACCTGTTGATGTTTAGTAGGGGTGACAGAACTTCCATTAAGGTGCTTCTTAGGGCTTTTGCTTCTTTCTCTTGCTCATCTGGTTTGGAAATGAACACTGAAAAGTCGGACATTTATTTTAATGGTATGGAGCAAGGTGAGATAGACTACATTCTGAGAATTTCTGGTTTCAAGCCTGGTGTCTTTCCATTTAGATACCTGGGGGTACCCATTTATCATAAAAGGATGGGCATTG TAATTGATAGGATTGAAGGAATTTGTAGGAACTACCTCTGGTCTGGTTCCGACCAGTATGGTAAAACTCCTACTGTCAACTGGGCTAATATTTGCAAAGACAAGAAGCATGGTGGCTTGGGTATTGTTAATTCCAGAATATGGAAAACTACTATGATTGGCAAATACACTAGTTGGCTGGCTATGAAGAGTGATCACCTTTGGCTGAGGTGGGTTTgtcatgtttatatgaaaggaAGGGACTGGTTTGATTATAAACCCTCTGTTAACACTAGTTGGACTTGGAGGAAAATCTGTCAAGTAAAGGACATTATGAAAGATGGTTTTGCTACTGAGACTTGGGCTGTACTACCAGGTAGTTATCTTGTGTCCAATGGGTATAAATGGCTTATGGGGCAACAGCATCATGTAACCTGGTATCCTCTGATATGGAATAAGACCATGTTGCCTAGACATGCCTTTATTGGCTGGCTTATAGTCCAGGGGCGCCTGATGACTAGGGATAGGCTCTTTAAGTTTGGGATCACTACTGATATGGTTTGTGCAATATGCTCTTCACATAATGAAACTCATCAGCACTTGTTCTCTGATTGTACTTATAGCACACTTTGCTGGGACCTCCTCAATGGATGGCTTGGCCTGTCAATTCCTAAGACAAGAGTGGTGGATTGGTTTATTACTTGGAGATGCCCCTTGTTGATGAAGAAGCAGATTATTGGGGCTGCAATTGTAGCCTTATGGTATCACATTTGGACTGCTAGGAACATTGCGAGAATTGAAGCTAGAGTATTGGCGCCTAGATACATCCTGCGGCAAGTAAAGCAAGATATACAAGGGAGGTGCCAAGAACGAAAATGGACTTTGAAGATGACTAAATTACTATGGGAGCCAGTGTATGTTTAG
- the LOC141628537 gene encoding uncharacterized protein At1g32220, chloroplastic-like yields MSRIIHSRISFSKLHTMAMSRNFRFLSTESTTVNGSTKVEEAETVQVPPSLSEKLLVLGGNGFVGSHICKEALDHGMPVASLSRSGRPSINDSWANSVTWHQGNLFSPEAFKDELEGVTSVISCVGGFGSNSVMYKINGTANMNAIRAAAEKGVKRFVYISAADFGVVNYLLQGYYEGKRAAETELLTKFPYGGVILRPGFIHGTRQVGSMKVPLGVIGSPLEMVFQYTKPLTQIPLVGPLFTPPVSVTAVAKVAVRAATDPVFPPGIIDVNGILRYSGQKKK; encoded by the exons ATGTCTCGAATTATCCACTCCAGAATCTCTTTCTCTAAATTGCA TACAATGGCTATGTCAAGAAACTTTAGATTTCTTTCAACGGAATCTACAACGGTTAATGGTTCAACTAAAGTAGAAGAAGCAGAGACAGTCCAAGTTCCTCCTTCCCTTTCTGAGAAG CTGCTTGTTCTGGGAGGCAATGGATTTGTTGGTTCTCACATTTGCAAAGAAGCTTTAGATCATGGGATGCCAGTTGCTAGCCTAAGCAG ATCTGGAAGGCCATCCATCAATGATTCTTGGGCTAATAGCGTGACCTGGCATCAAG GAAACCTCTTTTCACCTGAAGCATTTAAGGACGAGCTTGAGGGAGTGACTTCTGTT ATATCCTGTGTTGGTGGTTTTGGGTCCAATTCAGTTATGTATAAGATCAATGGTACTgcaaatatgaatgcaattaGAGCTGCTGCAGAGAAAG GTGTAAAGCGATTTGTTTACATCTCTGCTGCTGATTTTGGAGTGGTTAATTATCTACTACAAGGATATTACGAGGGGAAG AGAGCAGCAGAAACAGAGCTGTTGACAAAATTTCCATATGGTG GTGTCATACTGAGGCCTGGATTTATTCACGGAACACGTCAAGTTGGAAGCATGAAGGTCCCATTAGGTGTTATTGGATCACCGTTGGAAATG GTATTCCAATACACAAAGCCGCTGACCCAGATTCCGCTGGTTGGTCCGTTATTCACTCCGCCTGTTAGTGTAACAGCAGTGGCTAAAGTTGCTGTCAGAGCCGCAACTGACCCAGTATTTCCACCAGGCATCATTGACGTTAATGGAATATTACGCTACAGTGGGCAAAAGAAAAAGTAG